One Triticum dicoccoides isolate Atlit2015 ecotype Zavitan chromosome 5B, WEW_v2.0, whole genome shotgun sequence genomic window carries:
- the LOC119312786 gene encoding thaumatin-like protein: MASSHLAAAASMVLFLAVFAASTNAATFNIKNNCPYTVWPAATPIGGGRQLNTGETWTLDVPANTPSGRVWGRTGCNFNGNSGSCQTADCGGALSCTLSGQPPLTLAEFTIGNGQDFYDISVIDGFNLPLSFSCSNGPNLVCQADKCPDAYLFPTDDTKNHACNGNNNSYQVTFCP, from the coding sequence ATGGCTTCGTCCCACCTGGCAGCAGCTGCCTCCATGGTCCTCTTCCTTGCCGTGTTCGCTGCCAGCACGAACGCGGCGACGTTCAACATCAAGAACAACTGTCCCTACACGGTGTGGCCGGCGGCCACCCCGATCGGCGGGGGTCGGCAGCTCAACACCGGCGAGACGTGGACCCTCGACGTCCCCGCGAACACGCCCTCCGGCAGGGTGTGGGGCCGCACGGGCTGCAACTTCAACGGCAACTCCGGGAGCTGCCAGACTGCAGACTGCGGCGGCGCGCTGTCGTGCACGCTGTCCGGGCAGCCGCCGCTGACCCTGGCCGAGTTCACCATCGGCAACGGCCAGGACTTTTACGACATCTCTGTCATCGACGGCTTCAACCTGCCGTTGTCATTCTCCTGCAGCAACGGGCCCAACCTGGTGTGCCAGGCCGACAAGTGCCCCGACGCCTACCTCTTCCCGACCGATGACACCAAGAACCACGCCTGTAACGGcaacaacaacagctaccaggttACCTTCTGCCCATGA